Below is a genomic region from bacterium.
TCTCTTCAATTAATTTCTGGCGGATTTTCCCTTCCGAAGCACCCCGGAAAAGAACTCCGTGAGGCACTACAACCCCTACTTTACCGGAATCTGCAACTGCTGTTTCTATCATATGACAAATAAAAGCATAGTCTCCTTTGCTTTTTGGCGGGATCCCACGGAAAAAACGATTAAAAATATCACTGTCAGCCATATCAGCGCCCCATTTATCAAGAGAAAACGGAGGATTAGCCACAACAATATCAAATTTTTTAAGCCGGTCATTTTCTATCAGTTTGGGATTACGTATTGTATCGCCCCACTCAATTTGAGCATTATCCTTTTCGTGCAGAAACATATTCATCTTACAGAGCGCCCATGTACTGCCGTTGCTCTCCTGCCCATATAAAGCGTAGTTGTTACTGCCAACTTCATTAGCAACTTTGATGAGAAGAGAACCTGAACCGCATGTAGGATCGCAGATTTTATTGCCCGGTTTTGGCTGCAGGAGTTTAGCAAGCAGAGTTGCAACTTCTCCGGGTGTATAAAACTCTCCTCCCTTTTTCCCTGCATCAGCAGCAAAACGGGAAATAAGATATTCATAAGCATTACCAATAATATCCCTGCTGCCTACAACTGAAGGTCGCAGATCAAGACGGGGGTCTGCAAAGTCTTCAATTAAATGCTTTAAGCGCTGGTTTCGCTCCTTTGTTTGACCCAAGTGAGCCTCGGAATTAAAATCTATATTTCTGAAAACACCTTCCAACTTGGTTTTATTTTTATCTTCTATTTGTTCAAGCGCAAT
It encodes:
- a CDS encoding type I restriction-modification system subunit M, whose translation is MSSIKKAVTQEEINNILWRACDTFRGVVDPAEYKNYILVFLFIKYLSDLWKDKRDKYKKQYKGDKTRIERALSRERFVLPENSDYYYLYENRNENNIGELINIALEQIEDKNKTKLEGVFRNIDFNSEAHLGQTKERNQRLKHLIEDFADPRLDLRPSVVGSRDIIGNAYEYLISRFAADAGKKGGEFYTPGEVATLLAKLLQPKPGNKICDPTCGSGSLLIKVANEVGSNNYALYGQESNGSTWALCKMNMFLHEKDNAQIEWGDTIRNPKLIENDRLKKFDIVVANPPFSLDKWGADMADSDIFNRFFRGIPPKSKGDYAFICHMIETAVADSGKVGVVVPHGVLFRGASEGKIRQKLIEENLIETVIGLPANLFFGTGIPAAIIIFNKGKGKNTDVLFIDASREFESGKNQNKLRKQDIEKIVNTYKNFKTIDKYSYRAAFNEIKENEFNLNIPRYADTFEEEEDIDIPAVQKEIQELEAELEKTQMELNKYLKELGL